From the Cloeon dipterum chromosome 4, ieCloDipt1.1, whole genome shotgun sequence genome, the window TTACTATCACATGAAGTCACATTACTATGGAGTCACATGTCCgctttgaattatatttagcTTTGAACCAATAGGGGAAAATTTACGGATGACCAAATTCAATCCCTTTGGTGTATTGACATATTCGTCTTGGTAAGCAAAACGCTGCTAGTCGTCACTGTGTGGGCGCGCTTACACGTTTCGCCTATTAACGCCCACAAGAGCCCTTAATTTGCAACTCGTTTGGTGGCACGGTGGCAAATAATCGCTCTTTCGCAATGCTAAATCGCATATTTCTTGGTATACAAGGAAGGcggaaaagtaaatttaaaatatggaaGTTTAGCCTGAATATCAGTCGAGCATTATTCATACCTAGCTGGAGCCACCGCAAATCTTAGATAAACACCCGCGTTAAGCGGCTTGCGAACTGAGTAATGCTAATTAAGTTGTTACAGGCTACCCACGCACTAAATATGCAGATGACCTCGATTAATtcaaagcaaacaattttttttaatagcaaaCTGCCAGCGCAATTAAGTGGCATGATGAGTTTTAGTTTCCAGCAAGTCAATCAAAAGCAGAAAGGAACAAACAGAGATACAAAATGAATGTGGCACAAGGTCTCAACGCTTCAAACAAGAGGTGCAAAAGGTggtaattaacttttaaagagCCTTATACATTCAGCTactatttcaaaaacaaatatataaataaatactatgacggtcatttttaaattcttgagctcttaaatctgacaaaaaatcatttttatttttaaactgaataCTTAATAGGTATGTACtggacatatttttttttggaaaaccttaaaaatacatttaaaaatccaatttttattcaatcgcGATGATTTTTGGTCCGTCATTTTGAATCACTGAAAAAacacttaatttttacattgagGTCACTCCTGGACAAAAAAGTTACaccaaaaacttaaaaatattgaaatttgaaaaaatgttgcgatttttatttatgtaaattttccattatatattcattcatattttctgaaataaaatactacataaattaaaaaaaaaaatcgatgaaaggtcaaaatttcaattgatttgtCTTGACAAGGAAATTCTGCATACCAAATTTCACAACGACTGGATAAaatttgccgattttttttaaaataattatcatggAAATCGCCGCATAGGACTCCATACCCAGATTTGCATCCATAGCTCAAATTTCGTGCTATGGAtagaaactttttattttcttttattatgaAAGTTTACATGTCTGATGCCAAAAATATACTTCATATTTCGGGAGTTATATGGGGTTAAGgcttaaaatgtttctttttggggaaaaacaaaaaataattattatttcttcaaatGCCGTTTTTTGGTAAAGAGTACAAATTATGCGATTATGtcactatttaaaaaaggttacccacataaaattaatatcttgactgtaatttttactgtcaatGGAACAAAAAAGCAACCCACCATTAGAATCCCACACATAAGAGCTTCAGgttaaaaactgtttaatattttgagcCAGCAGATCTGCCCATACCTACCCACACAGAAAAAAGGCGATTATACTgtataaatagttttttttatattttctctgaAATCTGAATTGACTTTAcaaagtatttttcaattttttttctaagaaCTTAAATCCATATGTACAAAGATCAATCTGACTTTTTCCATGTAAAAAAACTAAGCGTAAAACCTTTCAGGCCATCAAATAAGCGCAAAGCATAttgacttatttttaaaatgcattatttctccaaaaccAGAAAAATCGAAAGTTAAATAAggattttagctgaaaattcacgtaaaatgtcaatttttctgattttcccGAACTTGACAACACATACAACGCCTTCTGTTATACATTTCAGGAAAACCACGCCGCCAACTCTAAATTTCCGCGATTTACGCCCTCTTACAGTGGCAGCTGCAGGTAAACGTGTTTTTTccgataaaaaattgcaacattctcagaaaattaggtcaaaattttaccaaCGGTTAATTCGTAGAAATCAATCATTTGGCTTTTAAGTTGCAAAGAAACACACGGCTATTCCACTTATGATATAAATATAAGCATCAATTATAATAATACAATGTgccagataaataaaatgctggaCTTTTAAgcccaattttaaaatttaaaccgaCTACTCTCCTcggatataattattatttattttgtgctaGAAATAAGACTCATCAAAATTATCAACTATTTTAAGATTTAGGGAAAACCCTATTATTACCATTCTACATTCAGTGTTTTAAAACATAGTggaaatattgttatttaacttttaatattgTGAAAATGACTGAGCCTACCTTTCGTCGTGATGACTTGGTTGCATCCAACAGCAGCTGCTACCCTGAGAATAGCTCCCATATTTCCAGGGTCACGCACTTGATCACAAACCAAATTCAGAGGGAGGATGTCTTCACTCCTATCTTCCCCAGGTTTCAAAGACTTCAGCATTTGAGATTTTGGCTGACTGAAAATCCCTGTAGcgaagttaaaataaaataattttgaattaaatttcttttaaataatttctaccGGTTATCCCAGGACAAGTAGTCAAGGTAGACCAAATCTTCAGATTTGAGTACGGAACCTTGTAGCACCTGGTTAGACTACTTTCTGGAAGCTGGATCCCTCGAATTGTGTCTTTTTGGCTAAAGAAAATACTTTCGAATTTTATCCCAGCATGAATGGCATCCTCGATTAAACGCCTTCCCTCGACAGCAATGAATTTCTTGTTAGTTTTCGAACTCTTAATATTCATCGTTTTCTGCATCGCAacactaaaattaattcaagtcatgaattatgtatgtatgttaacaaaaaatcaacctATCTACCTCAAAGTTTTGTCAGCGTCTGTTAGCCTCTGAAAGGGAGGAAGACCTTCATTCGCTTCTTGCGATAGGAGttgctgctcttttttgcTCTCGATCTCACGAATCACTTCCTCTTTGCTCAGTTCAATTACAGGTGCTTCACATTCATCGATGGGGGCAGTAACTGGCGCTCCGACGGCAATTTGTTcatgttttctattttcaatgaACTCGACTGGGAGCCGTGGGGTGCGATTTCCTCTTGCAGGGCACACAACACTACAGTGGAATCCCCGAAGAGCAAATTTCGTCGACAGACGAAGGCAATGAACGAGTGTGGCCATTTCTTTTTAGCGTTTTCGTGGCTCTCCTCAGAATATTAgcactaaaaaaatacatgaattgttttttatgtgaaatccaaatgaataatataatttattattctagaaatagatacatatatacatgcacacaaatgcaaaaattgccaGCTAAATGACTGTCCAAATATTATATGACGTATTTTATAATCTATTGTACACAActtgtttaaaacaaattgattgattgattgacaTGAAAAAACTTGCTGGCAAAATATATtgtgtaaacaaaaattacacgtAAATCGTTGTATCTATTTtggtaaagttacagtttctgccgggctACACTACACATCTTGCCAATAAATTTCTTACGAGAATCCCACATAAAAGTATGGGTGGCGAGAACtgtaattttaacatattatttaagGACAATAATCAAATGAGTAATATTATGTCTGTATATACCATTCAAACCTTTTCAATTATGTACTATGATATATGTTGCAGTGTTCCTATTCTAGACCCGGCCCTGACCATGTGGGTTGTTATTTTGTAAACAGAGCGCCAAGCAGCAAGATAGGACAAtaaaactgattgtgagtgaaaCCAAGCGAATgcaccattttatttttacgtttgGGGAAAACGCGCCCACTCCACGGGCCTTGTAAACGATTGTGACGTCCATAAAAAAGGATAAAGGGATgcgtcataatttttattaaatggcTTACCTGCAAGCCCTTTGTGGCAATCAGTAGATGCAGAGCGCTCGCACTGCCATCTTATCAACTCATAATGAACTAACAGCTGACGCCCACTGCTCTACGAAAGGAAACATCACATCATTGTCCGAAGTGTCTGGCCAACTAGTGTGAGCTTTATCGATATCGTCTAACAAAAAGATCACGCACACTCCTTTGCTGTGGCAATATTTGAGTGACTTTCCCGGCTTTTCCAAGTCCTTTCACGGCTTTGCAAGGTGTGTATGATATTTATCATGAAACTTTAATGCTCGAtatccctttttaattttgcgagCGCCGCATCGCTTACATTTTAATCATAAACGTTCCTCCATTTTAAATCTGTATGCAATGCTTTTACGCTTAAGTCGATAGTGAATTTGAATGCTCTTTTCCTTCAGGATTGATTAGCTGAATTTATCCTCATCATGGTTTGCGCTAAGTGCGAAGCGAAGGTCGGCAAGGTCATCACGCCCGACCCTTGGAAGACAGGAGCGAGGAACACCACCGAAGGCGGCGGCCGAAAAATCAACGAGAATAAAGCTCTGTCTTCCAGGGCACGTTCCAACCCCTACGGCGGCACTAAGTTCGAGAAATGTAGGATCTGCAGGTCGAAAATTCATCAGCAGGGAGCGTATTATTGCCAGGTATGACGCTTTTTGAAACACGTGTGGACGaagtgataatttattttcgtttattAATGTGTGTATAACTatataatgttaaattttattttcattgtttcagTCATGTGCCTACAAAAAGGGCATCTGCGCGATGTGCGGAAAGAAAATCATCGACACCAAAAACTATAAGCAGTCAGCGGTGTAAGATGGTGGTTCTTCTGCTCGTTTGGCAAGGCGCTTGCTAAGAATTTTCGGCGATCAAACAAATAGCAGTAATCCACCAACGTGGGACACCTCGAATGCAGAAGTCAAGGTGGACTTCACTACTAAATCCAAACCGTTGAACTTGAAAGACTTTGGTGCTGCTGATTGATGCGGTGCAGAAGTTCATGACTGTGCTATGAAGATAGCCATCCACACCCAGACACCTGCTCAAGGCTGATGAAGTGGTCGCAGTGGGGCTCTCTGGAATCGAGAATCTGAGATGCAAGACTCCTTTGAGATGGCGCTGCGGTGACTCATGTAAATAGATTATCAGATTTCTTact encodes:
- the LOC135941953 gene encoding rRNA methyltransferase 3, mitochondrial, translating into MATLVHCLRLSTKFALRGFHCSVVCPARGNRTPRLPVEFIENRKHEQIAVGAPVTAPIDECEAPVIELSKEEVIREIESKKEQQLLSQEANEGLPPFQRLTDADKTLSVAMQKTMNIKSSKTNKKFIAVEGRRLIEDAIHAGIKFESIFFSQKDTIRGIQLPESSLTRCYKVPYSNLKIWSTLTTCPGITGIFSQPKSQMLKSLKPGEDRSEDILPLNLVCDQVRDPGNMGAILRVAAAVGCNQVITTKGCVNIWDPKVVRASMGSVFRVPVIQQPSWDELGTLITSENASLYLADHREFLAKGPRDYTDVSFSVASGPIVLVVGGETHGLSARATDIAKATRIRIPLACGVESLNVGTAVAVLVYEIRRQISHSAV
- the LOC135941954 gene encoding cysteine-rich PDZ-binding protein, translating into MVCAKCEAKVGKVITPDPWKTGARNTTEGGGRKINENKALSSRARSNPYGGTKFEKCRICRSKIHQQGAYYCQSCAYKKGICAMCGKKIIDTKNYKQSAV